One Methylocaldum marinum DNA window includes the following coding sequences:
- a CDS encoding DEAD/DEAH box helicase, whose product MILERFHPAVSAWFRETFPAPSECQTQAWDAIKSGRHTLIAAPTGSGKTLAAFLAAIDDLVREGEIFGLPEQTRVLYISPLKALSNDIHKNLEAPLDGINAKLFELGSTDVAIRSQVRTGDTPALARAAMNKHPPHILVTTPESVYILLTSEGGRRLLKNVRTVIVDEIHAMVGSKRGSHLALSLERLERLVEHRLTRIGLSATQNPIEAVAEFLTGGPECRIIDTGHRRRLDLAIELPDSPLEAVLSQEAAKEIYDRMTALIEAHKTTLIFVNTRRLAERVARALSDRLGEEHVTSHHGSLSREQRLSAEHRLKTGKLKALVATASLELGIDVGDVDLVCQLGTTGSIATFLQRVGRSGHFAGGLPKGRLFPSSRDDLIECIALIDAVRRGELDRLVMPQKPVDVLAQQIVAMVAAEDWSEDELYRTVCRAFPYRELSRQAFDDIVKMLAEGFSTRRGPRGAYLHRDGIHKRLRARRGARLTAMTCGGAIPDTAEYRVILEPSGEFIGTVDEDFAIESLAGDIFQLGNASWRVLRLEGGTLRVEDARHQPPNIPFWFGEAPGRTHELSYAVSRLRREIEERLESPPNASMSGQGIDKTRIENGPSSLAPPSPSGNGSKSSFLPLEEEIEMRDCPFPTYLPDQSLNLPATRAFLENEVGISPSAALQAVNYLAAAKLTLGTLPTLDTLVFERFFDESGGMQFIIHAPYGNRVNRGWGLALRKRFCRTFNFELQAAATENAIILSLGVSQSFPLEDVTRFLNINTVRDILVQALLAAPMFTVRWRWNAVCSLALKRFQGGRKTPPYLLRMQAEDLVTSVFPDQLACFENIVGDREVPDHPLVNQTVHDCLSEAMDIDRLIEVIGGIESGTIRVVCRDLTEPSPLAAEIVNSKVYSFLDDAPLEERRTRAVAGRRWLDPSEAADLGRLDQAAIDRVRQEAWPEAADADELHDALQMLGYLRQTEAAIGWEGFFQELKRHGRVADIYLPNDRVLWLTAERLPQFRAIYPEADGPSSVRIRYAAQLPPEYLEQSWTAEDALKDILRARIDCVGPVTAAELAEALALPVGRIEYALLALQNEGCALRGSYTPGAGTEEWCERRLLARIHRYTINRLRQEIEPVPSADFMRFLFRWQHLHPESRMQGAQALAAVLAQLEGFEAAAVAWEGDVLPARIADYDPAWLDALCLSGKIVWTRLSAAKGGQGPVKSSPMALVARRHLPYWRQFAARCDAPEPSPAARHVADILQTRGALFFEELGQWAGLLPTQLENALAELVARGWVASDSFMGLRALLIPEQKKQCYRGLSFGMAEAGRWTLVQPPLLVDENPSASADQEAVEHIAGMLLKRYGVVFRALLARETIAPPWQDLLRIYRRLEARGEIRGGRFVAGHFGEQFALPEAVEVLRTVRKEKDTETLVTLSAVDPLNLVGIVTPGAKIPALPGNRVLFRGGIPTALHAGKETQFLVSVEKHREWEFKNRLRQRTIPPQLRAYLGSAS is encoded by the coding sequence ATGATTCTCGAACGCTTTCACCCCGCTGTTTCGGCCTGGTTCAGGGAGACTTTCCCCGCTCCGTCGGAATGCCAGACCCAAGCCTGGGATGCCATCAAATCCGGTCGGCACACGCTGATCGCCGCGCCCACCGGTTCCGGAAAGACCCTGGCGGCGTTTTTGGCCGCCATCGACGACCTGGTCCGGGAAGGCGAAATCTTCGGTTTGCCGGAACAGACCCGCGTACTCTACATCTCGCCGCTCAAGGCGCTGAGCAACGATATCCACAAGAACCTCGAAGCGCCGCTGGACGGGATCAACGCCAAGCTGTTCGAACTCGGCTCCACCGATGTGGCGATCCGCTCGCAGGTCCGAACCGGCGACACCCCGGCATTGGCCCGCGCGGCCATGAACAAACACCCGCCGCATATACTGGTGACCACGCCGGAGTCCGTTTATATCCTGCTCACCAGCGAAGGCGGCCGCCGTCTGCTGAAAAACGTGCGCACGGTGATCGTCGACGAAATCCATGCGATGGTCGGCAGCAAACGCGGGTCGCACCTGGCCTTGTCGCTGGAGCGGCTGGAACGTCTGGTCGAACACCGGCTCACCCGCATCGGCCTGTCCGCGACTCAGAATCCCATCGAAGCGGTGGCCGAGTTCCTGACCGGCGGGCCCGAGTGCCGTATCATCGACACCGGTCACCGGCGCCGGCTCGACCTTGCTATCGAACTGCCCGATTCGCCGCTGGAGGCGGTGCTGTCCCAGGAAGCGGCCAAGGAAATCTACGACCGCATGACGGCATTGATCGAGGCGCACAAGACCACGCTGATCTTCGTCAACACCCGCCGCCTGGCGGAACGGGTGGCGCGCGCCCTGAGCGACCGACTGGGAGAGGAACACGTCACCTCGCACCACGGCAGCCTGTCGCGGGAGCAACGGCTATCCGCCGAACACCGGCTGAAGACCGGCAAGCTGAAGGCGCTGGTCGCCACGGCCTCCCTGGAGCTCGGTATCGACGTCGGCGACGTGGACCTGGTCTGCCAATTGGGCACCACCGGCTCGATCGCCACCTTCCTGCAACGGGTCGGACGTTCCGGACATTTCGCCGGAGGCTTGCCCAAGGGCCGCCTGTTTCCGTCCAGCCGGGACGATCTCATCGAATGCATTGCCCTGATCGACGCCGTACGGCGCGGTGAACTGGATCGCCTGGTCATGCCGCAGAAGCCGGTGGATGTCCTGGCCCAGCAGATCGTCGCGATGGTGGCCGCGGAGGACTGGTCCGAGGACGAGCTTTACCGCACCGTGTGCCGCGCGTTTCCCTACCGGGAGCTGAGCCGGCAGGCGTTCGACGATATCGTGAAGATGCTGGCGGAAGGCTTCAGTACCCGGCGCGGACCGCGCGGCGCCTATCTGCATCGGGACGGCATCCACAAGCGCCTGCGCGCCCGCCGTGGTGCGCGCCTCACCGCCATGACCTGCGGCGGGGCGATTCCGGACACTGCCGAATATCGTGTGATCCTGGAACCCTCCGGAGAATTCATAGGTACCGTGGACGAAGATTTCGCCATCGAGAGCCTGGCCGGCGATATATTCCAGCTCGGCAACGCGAGCTGGCGGGTCTTGCGGCTCGAAGGCGGCACCTTGCGCGTCGAGGATGCCCGCCACCAGCCGCCGAATATTCCGTTCTGGTTCGGCGAGGCACCCGGGCGGACTCATGAATTGTCTTACGCGGTATCTCGGTTACGGCGGGAAATCGAGGAACGGCTGGAATCGCCGCCCAATGCAAGCATGTCAGGCCAGGGTATCGACAAAACCCGCATCGAGAACGGCCCCTCCTCCCTCGCGCCACCCTCTCCCTCCGGAAACGGATCCAAGAGTTCTTTTCTCCCCCTGGAAGAAGAGATAGAGATGAGGGATTGCCCTTTTCCGACCTACTTGCCGGATCAAAGCCTGAACCTCCCCGCCACCCGCGCATTCCTCGAAAATGAAGTCGGCATATCGCCGTCGGCGGCATTGCAGGCCGTCAACTATCTGGCCGCGGCCAAGCTGACCCTGGGCACCCTGCCCACCTTGGACACCCTGGTGTTCGAACGCTTCTTCGACGAATCGGGCGGCATGCAGTTCATCATTCACGCGCCCTACGGCAACCGGGTCAATCGCGGCTGGGGCCTGGCCCTGCGCAAGCGCTTCTGCCGCACTTTCAACTTCGAGTTGCAGGCCGCCGCCACCGAAAACGCCATCATCCTGTCCCTGGGCGTCTCGCAAAGCTTTCCATTGGAGGACGTCACCCGCTTTCTGAACATTAACACGGTGCGCGACATCCTGGTGCAAGCGCTGCTCGCGGCTCCCATGTTCACCGTGCGCTGGCGCTGGAACGCCGTCTGCTCGCTGGCGCTCAAGCGTTTCCAGGGCGGCCGGAAAACGCCCCCGTATCTCCTCCGCATGCAGGCGGAGGACCTCGTCACCAGCGTATTTCCCGACCAACTCGCCTGTTTCGAGAATATCGTCGGCGACCGGGAAGTCCCCGACCATCCTCTGGTCAACCAGACCGTGCACGATTGCCTGAGCGAAGCCATGGACATCGATCGCTTGATCGAGGTCATCGGCGGCATCGAGTCCGGAACGATCCGCGTGGTATGCCGCGACCTGACCGAGCCTTCGCCGCTCGCCGCCGAAATCGTCAATTCCAAGGTTTACAGCTTCCTCGACGACGCCCCCCTGGAAGAGCGCCGGACCCGCGCGGTGGCCGGCCGCCGCTGGCTCGATCCATCTGAAGCCGCGGACCTCGGCCGTCTCGACCAGGCGGCCATCGACCGGGTGCGGCAGGAAGCCTGGCCCGAAGCGGCCGACGCCGACGAACTGCACGATGCCTTGCAGATGCTGGGTTATCTCCGGCAAACCGAGGCCGCGATCGGCTGGGAAGGATTTTTTCAGGAACTGAAACGCCATGGACGCGTGGCCGACATATATCTGCCGAACGACCGGGTTCTCTGGCTCACAGCCGAACGCTTGCCCCAATTCCGCGCGATTTATCCTGAAGCCGACGGCCCCTCGTCCGTCCGCATCCGTTATGCCGCACAACTGCCGCCGGAATATCTGGAGCAGAGCTGGACCGCGGAGGACGCACTGAAAGACATCCTCCGCGCCCGCATCGATTGCGTCGGACCGGTCACCGCGGCGGAACTGGCGGAAGCCCTGGCGCTTCCCGTCGGCCGTATCGAATACGCTCTCCTGGCGCTGCAGAACGAAGGTTGCGCCCTGCGCGGCTCGTATACCCCTGGAGCCGGCACGGAAGAATGGTGCGAAAGACGCCTTCTGGCGCGCATCCACCGCTACACCATCAACCGTCTGCGCCAGGAAATCGAGCCGGTGCCCAGCGCCGATTTCATGCGTTTCCTGTTCCGCTGGCAGCACCTGCATCCCGAAAGCCGCATGCAGGGCGCGCAAGCGCTCGCGGCGGTCCTGGCTCAGCTGGAAGGCTTCGAGGCGGCCGCGGTCGCCTGGGAGGGCGATGTGCTGCCGGCGCGAATTGCCGATTACGATCCTGCCTGGCTCGACGCCCTGTGTCTTTCGGGAAAGATCGTCTGGACCCGGCTTTCCGCCGCCAAAGGCGGACAAGGACCGGTCAAATCCTCGCCCATGGCGCTCGTCGCCCGGCGTCACCTACCCTACTGGCGGCAGTTCGCCGCGCGGTGCGACGCCCCTGAACCGTCGCCCGCCGCACGGCACGTAGCAGACATCCTGCAAACCCGCGGCGCTCTCTTTTTCGAAGAGCTGGGGCAGTGGGCGGGGCTGCTGCCGACGCAACTGGAAAACGCGCTGGCGGAGCTGGTGGCGCGCGGGTGGGTCGCCTCGGACAGTTTCATGGGTCTGCGCGCCTTGCTGATCCCCGAACAAAAAAAGCAGTGCTATCGGGGGCTTTCCTTCGGAATGGCGGAAGCCGGGCGCTGGACCCTCGTGCAGCCGCCCTTGCTAGTCGATGAAAATCCGTCCGCGTCGGCCGATCAGGAAGCCGTCGAGCACATCGCCGGCATGCTGCTCAAGCGCTATGGCGTCGTGTTTCGGGCGTTGCTCGCCCGCGAGACCATCGCGCCGCCCTGGCAGGATCTCCTGCGCATTTACCGGCGTCTGGAAGCGCGCGGCGAAATACGCGGAGGCCGCTTCGTGGCCGGCCATTTCGGCGAGCAATTCGCCTTGCCCGAAGCCGTGGAGGTACTGCGTACGGTGCGCAAGGAGAAGGATACCGAAACCCTGGTCACGCTCAGCGCCGTCGATCCGCTCAACCTCGTGGGCATCGTCACGCCCGGCGCGAAAATCCCCGCCCTCCCCGGCAATCGGGTCCTGTTCCGGGGCGGCATCCCGACCGCCCTGCACGCCGGCAAGGAAACGCAATTCCTGGTTTCGGTGGAAAAGCACAGAGAATGGGAATTCAAGAACCGGCTGAGGCAACGAACCATCCCGCCGCAACTGCGGGCTTATCTGGGCTCGGCATCTTAG
- a CDS encoding flagellar brake protein — MPADSNETQGAYLLKGRGEILEKLKLMQAKKCLLSAQTDGAGSGFVTTVVQVMPEKGLVVLDPSENADTNRQMLAAPRVVFRGQVDGIQSSFVLTGLIEANLNEQTVLAAAIPDALYWRQRRKFYRATIPVAMPAKCVVSLDGQPAEFGIADISVSGLALIDKICRLGDAYPVGHILEECRLILPGHGETMLGLELRNKAAVTWGNSPIGQRVGCLFRGAGRNFEARLQKFIYDVELLKKRQDGVMR; from the coding sequence ATGCCAGCCGATTCCAACGAAACCCAAGGCGCGTATCTACTAAAAGGCCGAGGCGAAATCCTCGAAAAGCTCAAGCTGATGCAGGCGAAAAAATGCCTGTTGAGCGCGCAGACCGACGGAGCAGGCTCGGGTTTCGTAACCACGGTGGTGCAGGTGATGCCGGAAAAGGGATTAGTGGTTTTGGATCCGAGCGAAAACGCCGACACCAATCGGCAGATGCTGGCGGCACCTCGAGTCGTGTTTCGCGGTCAGGTCGACGGTATCCAGAGCAGCTTCGTCCTGACCGGGCTGATCGAAGCGAACTTGAACGAACAAACCGTACTTGCGGCGGCTATCCCGGATGCCTTGTACTGGCGCCAGCGGCGCAAGTTCTACCGGGCCACGATTCCGGTTGCGATGCCCGCCAAATGCGTAGTCAGCCTGGATGGCCAGCCCGCGGAATTCGGTATCGCCGACATCAGTGTTTCCGGGCTGGCCCTGATCGATAAAATCTGTCGGCTCGGCGACGCTTATCCCGTAGGGCACATTCTGGAAGAATGCAGGCTGATCCTTCCCGGCCATGGCGAAACCATGCTCGGGCTGGAACTGCGCAACAAGGCCGCGGTGACCTGGGGCAATTCGCCGATCGGTCAGCGGGTGGGATGTCTGTTTCGCGGCGCTGGCCGGAACTTCGAGGCGCGTCTTCAGAAATTCATTTACGACGTCGAATTGCTGAAAAAGCGCCAGGACGGTGTGATGCGTTGA
- the mobA gene encoding molybdenum cofactor guanylyltransferase MobA: protein MILDRAKITGVVLAGGRGRRMGGEDKGLIRFKGRSLAGYALEALDSVAAHILINANRNREAYARFGYPVVSDRTDSFDGPLAGLLSAMRAAETPYVLTVPCDSPLVTGQLLERLCRTMQETGAELCAAHDGERLHPVFLLAERRLADSLERYLASGQRKIDLWFEQHRLALADFSDHPELFANINTPEELAALENTETDDAAAMVSR from the coding sequence ATGATTTTAGACAGAGCAAAAATAACCGGCGTGGTTCTGGCCGGCGGGCGCGGGCGGCGCATGGGCGGCGAGGATAAGGGCCTGATCCGCTTTAAGGGCAGGTCGCTGGCGGGTTATGCACTGGAGGCACTGGATTCGGTCGCCGCACATATTCTGATCAATGCCAACCGGAACCGGGAAGCGTACGCGCGTTTCGGTTACCCGGTGGTATCCGACCGGACCGATAGTTTTGACGGACCTCTGGCCGGCTTGCTGAGCGCCATGCGTGCGGCGGAAACGCCTTATGTACTTACCGTGCCCTGCGATTCGCCGCTGGTGACGGGGCAGCTTCTGGAAAGGCTTTGCCGTACGATGCAGGAGACCGGGGCGGAGCTTTGCGCCGCTCACGACGGCGAACGCTTGCATCCGGTTTTTTTGTTGGCCGAACGGCGCTTGGCGGATAGCCTGGAGCGCTACCTGGCCAGCGGTCAGCGGAAGATCGACCTCTGGTTCGAGCAGCACAGATTGGCCTTGGCGGATTTCAGCGATCATCCGGAGTTGTTCGCCAACATCAACACGCCGGAGGAACTGGCCGCGCTGGAAAACACGGAAACAGACGATGCGGCTGCCATGGTGTCGCGCTAG
- a CDS encoding DUF302 domain-containing protein: protein MRLLFGSIIALLPIILPGCAAQKESEFLYYQAETTKPYEDVLAELELAITERNFRITGHNKIGSVIRERENIRFPDYDTIQFCNLTLAREMLDISPESVIYMPCNVAVRSENGKVVVTTHLLPTRSSNPKMNEFARKMNEKLKQIVDFSVED, encoded by the coding sequence ATGCGCCTACTTTTTGGTTCGATCATCGCACTGTTGCCGATTATCCTTCCAGGATGCGCCGCTCAGAAAGAGTCCGAATTCCTTTATTATCAGGCCGAAACCACAAAACCTTACGAGGACGTGCTGGCGGAGCTGGAACTTGCGATCACCGAGCGAAATTTCCGCATCACGGGCCATAACAAGATCGGCAGCGTAATCCGGGAGCGCGAAAACATCCGTTTCCCCGATTACGACACCATTCAGTTCTGCAATCTCACGCTGGCGCGCGAGATGCTGGATATTTCGCCGGAGTCGGTCATTTACATGCCCTGCAACGTGGCCGTACGCTCCGAAAACGGCAAGGTCGTGGTGACCACCCATTTGCTGCCGACCCGTTCGTCCAACCCGAAAATGAACGAGTTTGCCCGAAAAATGAACGAAAAACTCAAACAAATCGTGGATTTCTCGGTCGAAGACTAA
- the gloB gene encoding hydroxyacylglutathione hydrolase codes for MLEVLQIPVLKDNYIYLIHDRRSGETAAVDPAEANPVLEALAANGWKLTHILNTHHHGDHVGGNLELKRRTGCRIVASERDLKRIPGIDLAVGDEAVVTFGRFEARVLDVPGHTRGHIAYWLAGANALFCGDTLFALGCGRLFEGTPEEMWRSLEKLRVLPPETKVYCAHEYTQSNAGFALTVEPENAALKERMAQIVELRRQGKPTVPSTLKEELATNPFLRPESEEIQANLGMTNADPVDVFAETRRRKDLF; via the coding sequence ATGCTGGAAGTCCTTCAAATCCCCGTACTCAAGGACAACTACATTTATCTGATTCACGACCGGCGCAGCGGCGAGACGGCGGCGGTCGATCCCGCCGAGGCGAACCCGGTTCTGGAGGCGCTGGCCGCGAACGGATGGAAATTGACGCATATTCTGAACACCCATCACCATGGGGATCACGTGGGCGGCAACCTGGAGCTGAAGCGGCGTACCGGTTGCCGGATCGTGGCTTCGGAGCGGGATCTCAAGCGCATTCCGGGCATAGACCTGGCGGTCGGCGATGAGGCGGTGGTGACATTCGGCCGTTTCGAGGCGAGGGTTCTCGATGTTCCGGGACACACGCGGGGGCACATCGCGTACTGGCTCGCGGGGGCCAATGCGCTGTTTTGCGGCGATACGCTGTTCGCCCTCGGGTGCGGGCGCTTGTTCGAAGGTACGCCGGAAGAGATGTGGCGCTCGCTCGAGAAATTGCGCGTCCTGCCGCCCGAAACCAAGGTGTACTGCGCCCATGAATATACCCAGTCGAACGCCGGATTCGCCTTGACGGTGGAGCCCGAGAATGCAGCCCTCAAGGAGCGCATGGCGCAAATCGTCGAGCTGCGCCGGCAAGGCAAGCCTACCGTGCCTTCGACCCTGAAAGAGGAACTGGCGACCAATCCTTTCCTACGCCCTGAAAGCGAAGAAATTCAGGCGAATCTGGGAATGACGAATGCGGATCCGGTGGACGTGTTTGCGGAGACGCGGCGGCGGAAGGATCTGTTTTAA
- a CDS encoding MutS-related protein: MNSPYKTLLQSDSKEPPVVRSTVPGATGKGVIDASTFQAIEVNKLFDSVNHAATIAGQATLYRSLVEPLAGADLIRAKQDAVREIESDKPLRESLDALIRQAKSLEEDFYALLFGTFMGLVSSPAHKLEIEGYGYETYKKGTRFMLDMVAAANRLPKPNSEYLGLLIDDLRRFADSRAYALMKGPVYRTEKDVKTKAEKPWYVPAIKFRPSLFKPVGLTLAVLLLILALEFVPLLLDMAMSIAPVFWLFLLPISLVYIPIVGGFDRDGCIYPLRDIFKKSEEVQNTLDSLGKLDELLSFVRLKESFHHPMVLPRIVEAERHSLVFKGVRNPVLSKDNPDYVPNDISLKNTRLTFVTGPNSGGKTAFCKTLAQSQLLAQIGCSVPAQEAELTVADRIFYQVPEISHLADGEGRFGTELKRTKDIFLATTPKSLVIMDELSEGTTHEEKIEISMNILDGFYQKGSNTLLITHNHELVDAFQKKGIGLARQVEFKNEQPTYRVVEGISRVSHADRVARKIGFSKEDIARYLSGGR; encoded by the coding sequence ATGAATTCCCCGTACAAAACTCTATTGCAGTCCGATTCGAAGGAGCCTCCGGTCGTTCGTTCCACGGTACCCGGCGCGACCGGAAAGGGCGTCATCGATGCTTCGACATTTCAGGCCATCGAAGTGAACAAGCTGTTCGACAGCGTCAACCACGCCGCCACGATTGCCGGGCAGGCCACGCTTTACCGTTCGCTGGTGGAGCCGCTGGCCGGGGCAGACCTGATTCGGGCCAAGCAGGACGCGGTTCGCGAGATCGAATCCGACAAGCCGCTGCGGGAGTCGCTGGACGCTCTGATCAGGCAGGCGAAGTCTCTGGAAGAGGACTTTTATGCCTTGTTATTCGGAACCTTCATGGGGCTGGTGAGTTCGCCGGCGCACAAGCTGGAGATCGAGGGCTACGGTTATGAGACCTACAAAAAAGGCACTCGGTTCATGCTCGATATGGTGGCGGCGGCAAATCGGCTTCCGAAACCGAATTCCGAGTATCTGGGGCTATTGATCGACGACTTGCGGCGCTTCGCCGATTCGCGCGCCTATGCGCTGATGAAGGGGCCGGTGTACCGGACCGAGAAAGATGTCAAAACCAAGGCGGAGAAGCCCTGGTATGTCCCGGCAATCAAGTTTCGGCCGTCGCTGTTCAAACCGGTGGGGCTTACGCTTGCGGTGCTCCTCCTGATACTGGCGCTCGAATTCGTGCCGCTTCTGCTCGATATGGCGATGTCGATCGCGCCGGTATTCTGGCTGTTCCTGCTGCCCATCAGCCTGGTTTATATTCCCATTGTCGGCGGTTTCGACCGCGACGGCTGCATCTATCCGCTGAGGGACATTTTCAAGAAGTCGGAAGAAGTGCAAAACACGCTCGATTCGCTGGGCAAGCTGGACGAACTCTTGAGCTTCGTCCGCCTCAAGGAATCCTTCCACCACCCGATGGTCTTGCCCAGGATCGTCGAAGCCGAGCGCCATTCCCTGGTGTTCAAAGGGGTGCGAAACCCGGTGCTCAGTAAGGACAATCCGGACTACGTGCCCAACGACATCAGCCTTAAAAACACGCGGCTCACCTTCGTCACAGGCCCGAACAGCGGCGGCAAGACGGCGTTCTGCAAGACCCTGGCGCAGAGCCAGTTGCTTGCGCAAATCGGGTGTTCTGTGCCGGCTCAGGAAGCGGAATTGACGGTTGCCGACCGCATTTTCTACCAGGTGCCGGAGATCAGCCATCTGGCCGATGGTGAAGGGCGCTTCGGCACCGAGCTCAAGCGCACCAAGGATATTTTCCTCGCCACGACGCCGAAAAGCCTGGTGATCATGGACGAACTCTCGGAGGGCACGACGCACGAGGAAAAGATCGAGATCTCAATGAATATTCTGGACGGGTTTTATCAGAAGGGCAGTAACACCCTGCTTATTACCCACAATCACGAATTGGTCGATGCCTTTCAGAAAAAGGGAATCGGGCTGGCGCGGCAAGTCGAGTTCAAGAACGAACAACCGACCTACCGGGTGGTCGAAGGCATTTCGAGAGTCAGCCATGCGGACCGTGTTGCCCGCAAGATCGGTTTTTCGAAAGAGGATATTGCCCGGTATTTGTCGGGCGGCAGATGA